Proteins from a genomic interval of Nitrospina gracilis Nb-211:
- a CDS encoding NifU family protein, with amino-acid sequence MKSGFKVMTFHHTPNPEAAQFIMSGDVIARGTRTFSSPENARGDALAEALFNIYGVENVFIKENFVTITKSPVVGWTTLMEPVQNTLEKNMTFYETCDEDQKPESATKNILEEVEVEDFPNLPDKKKMEVIDALLDHAIRPALANDGGGITLLDVKGKVVHVHYQGACGSCPSSTTGTLQYIENFLQNTLSQDLKVEADNASLV; translated from the coding sequence ATGAAATCTGGATTCAAAGTCATGACCTTTCACCACACACCCAATCCGGAAGCGGCTCAGTTCATCATGAGCGGCGATGTCATCGCCCGCGGCACGCGCACTTTCAGTTCGCCCGAAAACGCACGCGGCGACGCCCTCGCCGAAGCGCTGTTCAACATCTACGGTGTAGAGAACGTGTTCATCAAGGAGAACTTCGTCACCATCACCAAGTCCCCCGTTGTGGGCTGGACCACGCTGATGGAGCCGGTGCAGAACACGCTCGAAAAGAACATGACGTTCTACGAAACCTGCGACGAGGATCAGAAACCCGAATCCGCCACCAAAAACATTCTGGAAGAAGTGGAAGTCGAGGATTTCCCGAACCTGCCCGACAAGAAAAAGATGGAAGTCATCGACGCCCTGCTGGACCACGCCATCCGCCCGGCACTGGCGAACGACGGCGGCGGCATCACCCTGCTGGACGTCAAGGGCAAGGTGGTTCACGTGCACTACCAGGGCGCGTGCGGCAGTTGCCCCAGCTCCACCACCGGCACGCTTCAGTACATCGAGAACTTTCTGCAGAACACGCTGAGTCAGGACCTCAAGGTGGAAGCGGACAACGCGTCGCTCGTCTGA
- a CDS encoding TIGR00730 family Rossman fold protein, with protein MNAIRAICVYCASSTRVDAVYLDAADDLGLRMGRAKVELIYGGASIGLMGAVARGVHKEGGRVVGVLPKFFMKKGIKYDEADELIVTRDMRERKATMDERADAFVVLPGGVGTLEEAMEIFSMVQLGLTHKPLVFINTAGFYDSLFAHFAKMVELNFAKEETMEMFALVQTPEQAMGFLESFSPPELPSKWF; from the coding sequence ATGAACGCGATCCGGGCCATTTGTGTGTACTGCGCGTCGAGCACCCGTGTGGATGCGGTGTACCTGGATGCGGCGGACGATCTGGGCCTGCGCATGGGCCGCGCGAAGGTGGAGTTGATTTACGGCGGTGCGTCCATCGGCCTCATGGGCGCGGTCGCGCGCGGCGTGCACAAGGAAGGCGGCAGGGTGGTCGGCGTCCTTCCGAAATTCTTCATGAAAAAAGGCATCAAGTACGATGAGGCGGACGAGTTGATCGTCACCCGCGATATGCGCGAGCGCAAGGCGACGATGGACGAACGCGCCGATGCCTTCGTCGTGCTTCCGGGGGGAGTGGGCACGCTGGAAGAGGCCATGGAAATTTTTTCCATGGTGCAGTTGGGGCTCACGCACAAACCGCTGGTGTTCATCAACACCGCCGGGTTCTACGACAGCCTGTTTGCGCACTTTGCGAAAATGGTGGAGTTGAATTTCGCCAAGGAAGAGACGATGGAAATGTTCGCGCTGGTTCAAACGCCTGAACAGGCGATGGGATTTCTCGAGTCGTTTTCGCCGCCGGAGTTGCCGAGCAAGTGGTTCTGA
- a CDS encoding deoxyguanosinetriphosphate triphosphohydrolase, translating to MLKRQDIEKLEEQYLAPYAVKSGASRGRRIREKEHAYRTRFQRDRDRVIHSSAFRKLEYKTQVFVYHEGDYYRTRLTHSLEVAQITRSICKSLRLNEDLAEAIALAHDLGHPPFGHTGQRVLNQLMKDHGGFEHNRQSLRIVTVLEKRYPDFEGLNLTWEVQEGISKHSRDGDNPILKNKRFKYPTLEGQVADFSDGIAYNAHDLDDGITSQLLDPEELRKVALWKENEKLLNQQYTNLDLELKKYQIVRAIINDLVTDFRKTTLRNVRKYKIGTVDDVRSCPARVAGFSEECNEKNLELKRFLFKNMYHHRKVRRMEFKAELYLTKLFEAYARYPELLPEPAHKDGLKDSMERRICDTISGMTDRSSIDEYKKLYSPDEGLGTPV from the coding sequence GTGCTCAAACGTCAGGACATAGAAAAGCTGGAAGAGCAGTACCTCGCTCCCTATGCGGTGAAAAGCGGCGCCAGCCGGGGAAGGCGCATCCGTGAGAAGGAACACGCCTACCGCACCCGTTTTCAGCGTGACCGCGACCGGGTGATCCATTCCTCCGCCTTTCGCAAGCTCGAATACAAGACGCAGGTGTTCGTCTATCACGAAGGCGACTACTACCGCACGCGGCTCACGCATTCGCTGGAAGTGGCACAGATCACGCGCTCCATCTGCAAGTCACTCCGCCTGAATGAAGACCTGGCAGAGGCCATCGCGCTGGCGCACGACCTGGGGCATCCGCCTTTCGGCCATACGGGTCAGCGTGTGCTCAACCAGTTGATGAAGGACCACGGCGGATTCGAGCACAACCGGCAGAGCCTGCGCATCGTCACCGTTCTGGAAAAGCGCTATCCGGATTTTGAAGGGCTGAACCTGACGTGGGAGGTGCAGGAGGGCATCAGCAAGCACAGCCGCGATGGCGACAACCCGATCCTCAAAAACAAACGGTTCAAGTACCCGACGCTGGAAGGACAGGTGGCGGACTTCTCCGATGGCATCGCCTACAACGCACACGACCTGGACGACGGCATCACCTCCCAGCTGCTGGATCCTGAGGAACTGCGCAAGGTGGCGCTGTGGAAAGAAAACGAAAAGCTGTTGAACCAGCAGTACACCAACCTCGACCTTGAATTGAAGAAGTACCAGATTGTGCGCGCCATCATCAACGACCTGGTCACCGATTTCCGCAAGACCACGTTGAGGAACGTGCGTAAGTACAAGATCGGGACGGTGGACGATGTGCGGTCGTGTCCGGCGCGGGTGGCCGGCTTCAGCGAGGAGTGCAACGAAAAGAACCTGGAGTTGAAGCGGTTCCTGTTCAAGAACATGTACCATCACCGCAAGGTGCGGCGCATGGAGTTCAAGGCGGAGTTGTATCTGACCAAACTGTTCGAGGCTTACGCGCGGTATCCCGAACTGTTGCCGGAACCGGCGCACAAGGATGGTTTGAAGGATTCGATGGAGCGGCGGATCTGCGACACCATTTCAGGAATGACCGACCGGTCTTCCATCGACGAATACAAAAAGCTGTACAGCCCGGATGAAGGGTTGGGCACGCCGGTTTGA
- a CDS encoding tetratricopeptide repeat protein yields the protein MIRKWMMLGLVCVGLMAPVYAVAEEGPLSFPNREGSDASAHQHNEEGIMHYNKGHFEEALKHFRTSVKMDPHVGESHFNMAITLDKLGNHGRATRHFKKAKEFAQDRKEILQSQILKDHIGG from the coding sequence ATGATCAGAAAATGGATGATGTTGGGACTGGTGTGTGTGGGGTTGATGGCTCCGGTGTATGCGGTGGCGGAAGAAGGGCCGCTCAGCTTTCCCAACCGGGAAGGTTCTGATGCCAGCGCTCATCAGCATAATGAGGAAGGCATCATGCATTATAACAAGGGGCACTTTGAGGAAGCCCTCAAGCATTTCCGCACTTCGGTGAAGATGGATCCGCACGTTGGGGAATCGCATTTCAACATGGCCATCACTTTGGACAAGCTGGGCAACCACGGACGGGCGACGCGGCATTTTAAAAAAGCAAAGGAATTCGCGCAGGACCGCAAGGAAATCCTGCAATCTCAGATTTTGAAGGACCACATCGGAGGGTGA
- a CDS encoding RDD family protein, producing the protein MKPAGFRRRYIALLLDITVLEILGLLLSRTFLNQAGTDMGSMLISMAMGRLHEGNTLPLLVVGGFLQVILICVYFVVFTGITGQTPGKKLMGIQVRMADGQPVGFRGAAVRSIPGYLLSTVTLGLGFLLALTDPRQQALHDKFAETRVFIVG; encoded by the coding sequence ATGAAGCCGGCCGGTTTCCGCCGCCGTTACATTGCATTACTGCTGGATATCACCGTTTTGGAAATTCTTGGTTTATTGCTAAGCCGGACCTTTCTGAATCAGGCAGGAACCGATATGGGGTCCATGCTCATAAGCATGGCGATGGGCCGACTCCACGAAGGGAACACCCTGCCCTTGCTGGTTGTGGGTGGCTTTCTGCAGGTGATTTTGATTTGTGTCTACTTCGTGGTGTTTACCGGCATCACCGGTCAAACTCCCGGAAAAAAGTTGATGGGGATTCAGGTCCGCATGGCGGACGGCCAGCCTGTAGGTTTTCGGGGTGCGGCGGTTCGCTCCATTCCCGGCTACCTGCTGTCCACCGTCACTCTGGGTCTTGGATTTCTGTTGGCCCTGACCGACCCGCGTCAACAGGCCCTGCATGACAAATTCGCGGAAACGCGGGTCTTTATTGTTGGATAA